The Sinomicrobium kalidii genome contains a region encoding:
- a CDS encoding helix-turn-helix domain-containing protein, producing the protein MAELSKEDIILANKIAKRIKQLRIQSTGAKQIDFANKYNIDRQIVSRWESQIVVDSKTGKPKGRGVTIYTVEKFCKLLGITLRDFFNDPIFLK; encoded by the coding sequence ATGGCAGAACTTTCAAAAGAAGATATAATTTTAGCTAATAAAATAGCCAAAAGGATTAAACAACTCCGCATTCAAAGTACCGGAGCTAAACAAATAGATTTCGCCAATAAGTACAATATTGACCGACAAATAGTAAGCCGATGGGAAAGCCAAATAGTCGTTGATTCAAAAACGGGTAAACCAAAAGGACGGGGAGTCACTATTTATACAGTGGAGAAATTCTGTAAATTGCTTGGCATTACTCTAAGAGATTTCTTCAATGATCCGATATTTCTCAAATAA